Below is a window of Bos indicus isolate NIAB-ARS_2022 breed Sahiwal x Tharparkar chromosome 19, NIAB-ARS_B.indTharparkar_mat_pri_1.0, whole genome shotgun sequence DNA.
ACACAGAGGACCAGAGATGCCAGCCCCAGGGTCACGATGAGGCCCCTCGGTGGGCCCTCCCTGCACTCACCATGCCCAGCCTGCCTTTGGCCTGGGTATTCAGCAGGACCCACCAAGTTGAAGGGCAGCCTGGCTGTGAGCTGGTGGCCTGTCCCCATGGAAGTCCCCAGTGAGGAACCTCACACATGTGCCCAGCCCGCTCGCTGCACCGCACTGCCTCGAGGCCTCTTCATGGCCTTGACCTCTCAGGGAGCTGGTTTGGGGGACAGGGCGGGGAGGTGGTCCTTGCTCTGTGGCGGCTTTGTTTCCAGAGACTCGAGTCTTTCAGAATCCCTCTGTTGATCAGTGTTTGGGTCCAGAATCAGGACCAGCTGTGAGGCACTGGAGGTTGCCACCCCTGAGCCCTGGACAATGCACAGCCTCAGAGCAGGGCTAGAAGAAGAGGCAGTCTGGGGGTGGCCTCCCCTGGGGCCACATCCCTACTGATGTGTGTGCCATGAGTGGCTTCCAAAAGCTCTCCACTTTCTCATCAGGCTGGAAACCCCAAACGTTACCTGTCCTCCCAGAGCTCAGGCTGTCGCGGGGTTGGGGGGGTACACGCACAACCTCAAGAACTGTGATGGCCAAGGGACCACTGAGGTCGGGCATCAGTGGTCAAGCTGAGCCACAGGGTGGGAGAGTACACTGGGCCAGGGAGGCCTTGCTCTGTGACGGCATCACAGAACTGCTCAGGGAAGAGCCCGAAAGTGGGACCTCTGAGGTCGAAGTGCTACTACGAATCCTGTGAATCCCGGGCGAGGGGAGTCTGCGGGGCTTGGGGAAGACCTGGTGTCTAGATCCTCCCCCACTATGGGGTGGGAGCAGAAGTGGGGCACCTCCCAGCCCGGGTCCTCTCCCCACAGCAGACAGACGAGGCGGCACAGACGGACAGCCAGCCACTCCACCCCTCCGACCCCACAGAGAAGCAGCAGCCCAAGCGGCTACATGTCTCCAACATCCCCTTCCGGTTCAGGGACCCCGACCTGCGGCAAATGTTCGGGGTGAGTGTGTGTGGCCCCTccatctgccccccacccccagggtggCCCCAGTGTCAGAACGGCCCCCCGGTTTCCCGCTTCCCATTGCCCTCTGGGTCCAGCCCCGCTCTGACCTGAGCCTGCAGGATGGGAGGGGGGAGGCGGGACGCAGGCTCCACGGAGGGACCTGCGTGACTGTCACCCCCGACCccaggcatccctggtggctcagctggtaaagaatctgcctacaatgcgggagacctgggttcgatccctgggttgggaagatcccctggagacgggagaggctacccagtccagtattctggcctggagaattccatggactgtatagtccatggggtcacaaagagtcggacgtgactgagcgactttcactttcaccccaaCCCCTTGCCCCTCAGGCCCAGGCAGGTGCCAGTTAGGTTTATCATTCTGCTGTTGAGGGCTCCAGAGAACTCTGTGTCCAAAAGGGCACCCAGCCTCCCGGCCTCACACCCAACAGCCCCCGCCTGTCCAGTGTGCCTGGGGCCCGGCCCAGGTACTTGACATCTCTGGgcctgcagcccccaggccccgGGGGCTGGGGCAACAAGGAGCCCACACTACGGGAAGCCAGTGAGCattccatccctggattctcCCGGTCTGTTCTAGACTCTGTAGGATACCAGCGAGTGGCAGTGTCACTGTGAGATCCTACAGGGAGGCTCTTAAGTCCTGCAGTGACTTTATTCTGCCACGTGATTTGAGCCCCTAGCACGTGCTGATGCCCACTCAGGGCTGGGGCTGCCCTGTGGGTGGGTAAGGGGGCAGCAACCCAGGTTCAGGCCTGGCCATGGAGGACATGTGCACCCAGCCTgtgttctctccctctctcccgtCTCCCACTCCAaactctccttcccctgcctgcCCCGTGCCCACTCCCCACTTCCACCTCAAGTCCAGCAGACTCTGACCCCTGAACCCCAGCCCTCCCCTCATGACACCCTCAGGTGGGATTTGTCAGGTAAACGGGAGGTGGCCTCAGGATGGGGCCAGGGCCCATTAGATTGGGGTGAGACCCAGTGGGGTCCGGGCAGAATTTAGAATCATCGGAAGATAAGGATTCTACCCCCTCTCAGCCTGGGCCTGGCAGGTGCCAAACTTCTCTGAGCCCGGAGCCCTGACTTAAAGCAGCTAGTGTTGGGTCAGTTCACTGGGATGCCATTCCGGTCCCTACATCATGGGTCTCAGCACACTCTGTCCCTACAGGCCACCCACAAGCACCCTCAGCCCACTCTGCCTGCATCCCAGCtgcgcctcctccctccctagcACTCAGCAGGGTTGGCACTGCCTCGCTGTCTGGCTCTGTGTTGCCTCCTGAACATTACAGGATGAAGGGGAAACTCCAGTTGCATGTACTGGAGGCCCCTTAGGACCTCAGCTGGCATTTTAGGGGACTTAATCCCCAGCTTCCTGATCTCAAGTGCTGTGAGAGGGACAGGGCTACCCCTTGAGGGTTCCAGGCCAGCGATGGGGCAGGAAGGGGTTAGCTGAAGTGTCTGGGACCAGCTGACTGGTATGTcccagtcaggcagaggggcctgggttCACTGTCCTCTGCACCCCACACAGCCCAGCCCCTAAACAGCACAGGCAGCAGGCAATGCAGTGTCCTTCCTGGGCCCTGTGTCTCTTCCAGGGGCTCCTCTACACAGCGGCCCCCAACCTTTGGGGAAGGGCTTATCCACAGCCCTGTACGCATGTGTGGGAATCAGGGCCAGCTGTCAGCAGCTAGGGGCAGAGCCCGAGCAGGGAGTCAGAGCAGGAAGACTGGTGACACACAGGTGGGGCAGGTGTCCTGGCAGGAGAAGCCCTCTGCATGGGAAGGTGGGGACCACCCCCACAAGGCTCTGCACGGCCCTGCAGGAGGTGGAAagggccccccgcccccgcacgcCCCTCCCCTCCGGGGAGCAGAGGACCAGATGGAGGCAGTGGGCAGTGGTCTCCGTGGAGAGCCGGCGAACCGGGCCGGCGGTCTTAACCCACCCTCTCCTGTCTCTCCCACCCTCATCTCTGTCTCTGCAGCAATTCGGAAAAATTTTAGACGTGGAGATCATTTTTAACGAGCGGGGCTCCAAGGTGGGTGCCGCCCAGAGGCCGCCACCATTACAGCGCCCGGCTGTAGGTCCCGCCAGGCTAACGTGTGAAATGTGCGTTTCCGCCCTGGAGAGCTCCGAGCCTGAGGACCCCTGAGCGACACGGGTGCTTGTACTCCCCTCCTccgcccgccccgccctccccaccccgctgTCTGTGTTGTCGCTGCGCTGCCTGCCGCCGACGCTTCCTTCTCTCTAAGCCGCCGGGACCTCTCTGTCTGCACTCGGAGAGCCCCCACCCCTGGGCCtgggcccctccccagcctgcgAGCTGCTCCCCTGGGGCCAGGGGCCTTCCTggagctgccccccaccccccgcccggGGCTTGGAGAAGGGCCGGCAGGGGGCAGGCGGGAGGGTGCCAGCTCCTGGATGGGAGGATTCCCCCCACCCTCGGGCTCCCCAGGGTGAAGATGGGTGAGGCTGCCCCCACTCAGTCCTTCAGAAGCCCAGCCTTGGGCACCCCCACTTCCCAGGTGGGCTTAGGGCGACAGTTCTGGCCCCTGGTCAGGTCAGCATCTCTTTTTCAGCTTTGGCCTGTCCCCTCAGGTGCCAGGCGGTCAGCTCAGGCCGGGCTCAGGCCAGGCCAGCAGCTGCCCCCGCCAGGGGCCGTACCCCTCCTGGGCATCCTGCCAGTGGTACCAGGACAGACCTCTGAGTCTCCTTCAACTCACCTGACTcaacccctctctctctctctacccacCCCCAttgccccgccccctcccacccacgccccgccccacgccccgccccccccacccacgccccccccaccccgcacacctcttttttttttcctttttctcatcctATGTCTCTCTCTCCGTGTCTGTCCTTCTCCGCTCACAGGGTTTTGGGTTTGTAACTTTTGAAACTAGCTCAGATGCTGACCGAGCCCGGGAGAAGCTGAATGGGACGATCGTAGAGGGCCGGAAAATTGAGGTGCTCAGATAAGTGTGCTGCAGCAGGGACGCCCTTGAGAACGGCCTCCGGTCACCCCGGGGCCCCCAACCCAGCCCCGCGGCTGCCCTGCAGAGAGCCGGGCCAGGGTCCCCGGGGCGGGGCCACGCTGAGGCTGGAACTGAGCCCACCACCTGCCGCCCCTCTTGGGTCTCGATCTCAGGCTCACCAAAGGGCCCCGCACCCTgtgccctccctctccttcccatgGGGCTGGAGAAGCCCCAGAAGTCATCTCTCTGAGGCTTGGCAGCTCCAAGGACCTCAGCCAGCCCAGTCTGCCCCTAGTTGGCAGGGGATCATTAACCATCCCCCCGGCCACTCTCACCAAGGAACAACGGTTGCCCCATTTGCCCCCTCCCCACGCTGCCCCATCCTGCCATCTGCCCTTTGCCTTCATCCCCCAGAGAGTGGGCAGCAAGGTGCAGCCATGGCAGAGGGATGGATCCAGCCCAgaggagcagaggggagaggaggcagggtcCTCCTGACACTAAGCCAGCTTCCCCGGGCCCGTGTGCACCCTGCTCAGTGCTGTGGTTCTGATGGCTGGGAGCTGGGCTTCCCAAACAGGCTCAGCAGTGAGGGCGGCCACAGAGGAGGGCTCAGTGGCCAGTGCAGAGCCATAGGAAGGGCGGTGGaaggcttgggggtgggggaggcttcCAGAAGCGGAACAAATGCTACAGGCACTGACCGCGGCTGGGCTCCAGCTCAGTGTCCGGCAACACTTGAGGCTGTGGCCCCAGGCCCCTGGGGCTCACAGGGACTTGGAAGGAGGCAGTACGGCCCAGACGCCACCCTCAAGTTCCCCACCTGCTCTCTGCTCCCTCCGCAGAggctctccccttccttcctacACCCCAGCCTGGCCCTCTGGGCAGCCCGACCAGGGCCTTAGATGTCTGGACAGTAGGACCCACTTGGTGCCCACCTGGTCCTCCCACATTGGCCTTGCCCCCCTCAACAGGCATGTATGCCCCACCTTAGGAAAACTCTCTGCTGGCCTTGAGGGAAGGGGTGCAGCCCCCACAGAGAGGGGTGGCCATCCTGGTGCCCACGACTAGGAAGGCCTCAGCAGCTGCCCACAGCAGAGAAGTCTTAGGGGCCGGTCTGCTAGCTGCGCTGAGAGCACTTTGTGGAGAGTCCACCAGTCAGCTGCTCCCACGGCCGTGGGTTGCCAGAGAGAGGCTGAGCTTGGGCTGTAGGGACAGCCGTGTGAAGGGCAAGGGCCAGGCAGGGGCGCTGGACACGATGTCTGAGCCAAGGCTGGGGACCTGGGCAGCATGCGGAGCAGTGGTGGCTCCGGCCCCCCGGGTAGGGCGGGGTGCCCGGGGAGGGAAGAGCACAGGCCGTGGTTGGTGGGGGACCAGGCTGATGGCAGAAGCTGTACCATGCCTCACCTGGGAGCCCTGGGGGCCTCGtccccagccccccgccccctccaagGCGGCCACAGAGGAGAAGTTCAGAGTGGGACCAGGCGGCCAGTGGCCTGCAGGCTAATGCCCCCCtcagcctctccctctctctctccggGCAGGTCAATAACGCCACGGCCCGGGTCATGACCAACAAGAAGACTGCCAACCCCTACACCAACGGTAAGCGGGCCCTGGACCCCTGGGAGGCTGCAGGGGCTGCCAGTGGGGACAGGGGGCCCAGGCCACTGGAGGCCGGCCTCCCAGGATGCTGAGCACCCCCTCATGCTCTGCTGTGGTCTGAAGGGGGTGGGTCAGTGAGGCAGGGGAGACCTTGGACCACCCTTTTCCTACACAGCTGGTGAGACCCCCGTGGGGTGTCCAGCACCCAGAGGCCAAGGACAGGCTTCAGGCACAGGGGGAAGGTGGCAACTTCCTGGATTGTTCCTTATTTTCTAAGCGCAGAGGGAAGCCCGGGCTAGAGGTGTTCAGTATTTTAATGAGCGTGATGACAGATGGGCAGtcgccctcccccaacccccagccttAGAAACACTGAAAGGTTGAGGCCTAGTTGGCCAAGCGGCCTTGTCCATACCTACCTGGACCTGACTGTAAGCAGAGGTGACCAGTCTTTGAAACGAAACTGCCGATGCTAAATGCTGGCAGCTGGGAGCAGTGAAGGGACAGCTCTTGGCTGGCCACCCTGTGCCTTAACTTCACCGGGCAAGGAACTAGTTTGAGTGTAGCTGGCACTTCGTTGGGGCCTTTTTGAGTTCACACCTCTTGCCAGGGAGCAGCAGCCTCACTCCATCAGTATGGGTCTTCCGGCTTTGCTTCCCACACCCCAACCCCCAGCAGGAAAGAGTGGACCAAGCCACCCCAAGATTCGCTTGTCCCGGTCTGATCAGATGTGCATGGAGTCAGGGGGCAGGCCAGCACAGAAGGCCTGTGCCAGGACTGTGGGCAGACCTACCACCTGACCTCCTGGAGTAGGGCTGGGGCTCGGCCAGACTCCGTTTAGACGAGATTATTGTCACTcccatcctgatttttttttaattgaaggataattgctttacaatattgtgttggtttgggtcatacatcaatgtgaatcagccataggtatacatgtgtgctTTTTTGAGAATAACAAAGCTCAAATTCTTTCTAAAACTCTGTAGGCTCCCAGGCTTTGCACCTGTGCTGAGCCCGTACTGGGTGTGACTTTAGAGACCTGGCTCTCACTGCAGGAAGGAAAGCCATAGACATGTTTACAGGGTCAGGGTGACCCTGGGGGCTGCACAGCCCCTCCTGAGAGCCACACGCCCCTGCTGTCTGGCATACCTGAGAGTGCCAAGGAGCATGGGATTCAGGAGGGAACCCATCCCTCAATGACTGCATCCTTGGCACGGATGGTCACAGAACTGAAGCCAGTTAAACAACAGAGAGTGAAGAGAGGAAGAAACCTCTGCCCACTTTGGCGGCAACCACAGGTGGCTGTGAGACCCAGCTCATGGGCTCTGATGACCAAGGCTTGACTTTGCTTAATGCTCTGGAGGACTCAAATTCATTGTTCAGTCAGAGGAGCAGAAGTTTCCACTGCAGGAAACAAAACTCTCCAGGTTTGACCAGGTGTTACtatttgcaaaagaaacaaaggatccACCCAGGTGGGTGTCAGGCTGCCTCTGTCATCTGGGGTCCCAGACAGTGAATTGGGGCCAGAGCAACAGAGGTACGCAGGATTCCAGAACTGGCAGAGGGAAGTGCCAGGACCATCCGAAGCAGAAGTGCAGACTCTCTGAAGGGACCAGAGGAGGTGCCGGATGGGACCTGGGGACTGGACTGGGGTAGGTGGCTCAAGGACTCTGCACCACTCTGGATTTTTACTGAGAAGACTCAGTTCCAGCTTCCCgggtagtccagtggctgagtCCACCTTTCAATTCAGAGGATACCAGTTCGATCTGTGGTCCAGGGagatgccacagggcaactaagcctgtgcataactactgagcctgtgctctggagcccaagagccacaactgctgagccgatgtgcagcaactactgaagccctagagcccatgctccacaacaggaaaagccactgcagtgagaagcctgcacacagaaactagagagtaggccccgcTCTCCCGCAAGGAAAGAAAGCCCAGGCGCGGCAACGAAGacctgaagtgaaagtcactcagccgtggccgactctgcgaccccatggagtgtacagtccatggaattctccaggccgcagtgggtagcctttcccttctccaggggatcttcctgacccccagGTCTTTCCCTCATTGCAAGGAGGAtgttttatcagctgagccacaagggaaaccaacGAAGACCTAGCGaagccacaaaaataaataatttaaaaaaaagatgacaacTCAGTTCTTGGGACTGGAGGTCTTCTCAGAAGATGAACTATTTCTTCCCTCCTGACCTGGTATTTATAGAAGATTTCAGAAGCACAACAGTAACATTCAGGCACGTCATGTGATGGTGGACCAGGAATAGATGGCAGTCTCACAAAAAGTGTGGAGAACGGGCCGCCCTGGGAGGAACAAGGCCCGGAAACTCTGTCCTGTGCACTTCTCGGCTGTCAGTCCAGCAGTGGGGCTGTCAGACTCTGGGCTTGGGATGTGGAGCTGGACCTGGGGGGAATGCTGCAAAGACTCCAAGAGCTAAGGGGCCAGAGGCTGGGCCTGGTCAAACAGGCTGACCACCCCCTGCACTCACTTCCTGACCGCTTGGGGATGGTGAAGTTTCTGCCCACTGGTTTCCATCCCCGGGACCTCAGGTGGGAGCAGGCCTTCACTCCTGCCCCTGGATATCTGACAGGAGAGGAAGACCAGCCAGGAGGAGCCAGCCCACCTGCAGAGAGGAAGAGGCTGGGGCCCAGGGAGTGGCCAGGAGCATGGTCTGAGctggtgtgggcttccctgatggctcagatggtaaagaatctgcctgcaatgcaggagactggagttcgatccctgggttgggaagatcccctggagaaggaaatagcaacccactccagtattcttgcctggagaatccccgtagacagaggagcctggcgggctacagtccatggggtcaaaaaagagctggacacaactgagtgactgacgcACACTGCCACTCACCAGCCCTGTAACTGGAGGCTGCCGTGCCTCTGTGAGCCTCTAtttgctcatctgtaagatgggtgAGGGTGACGCCTTCCTTGTTGGGTGGGTCTAGAACAGTCTGGCATGTGGTAAAGGGAATGCTAGCTGTCCTTCTTATTGTCCCCAATCCCAAAgctcttcctccccacctcttCCCTCAGCAGCCCTGCCGTCGGCTGCTTTGGGGAAAAACAGACACAGGAGAGCAAACTCAGCCTGGGGAAGGGAGCCCTCCAGGAGCTCCAGCCCAGGACAGACATgggcaggagatggaggaggtcGCCATGGCTGAGGCCAGGCACCTTCTGACCCTCCTGGAAGGCAGCCAAGCACCTGCATGATACAGCTCCCAGGAGACTGGGCTGTCAGGCGCCAAAGCACCCAGACCACCAGCACCCCTATCCCAGCTGCGACCTACAGACGGTTGCATAATAACACATTCCACTTTCCCTGTTAATGCTCTTCAGCAGACGTGCAGACCCCAAGCTGCTGCGGCCAGTGCCCCaggacaggggaggcctggggcAGGCTGGGGAAggcaaaaatttgaaaagaatcaaGACACTAGGCAGATGGTCAGGAGTGGCTGCGTGCCTATTAAGGAGCAGAAGGCACCCAGCCAGGGAGGCTGCAGCCTCCTAAGCGGggcctggagtctgtgctccTGCCTCATCCGTCTACCCTGGTTGCAGAAGGAGGGGTCATGCCTGTTCTCTGCAGCGGCCACAGCCTGGGACTGTCCCAGTGGGGCCTATCCTGGAGTCTCCAGGGTTCCCAGACATAATGTGAAGTGGGGAGAGAATCAGGAAGATAGTGATTGggtttctctgcttctcttctagGCTGGAAGCTAAATCCGGTGGTAGGGGCAGTCTATGGACCTGAATTCTATGCAGGTAAAGGCTAGGAGCTGGGGCGTGGGCTTGGGGAGGGCCTGGTTGGGTAGTCAGATCTTCCTGCATAAGAGGACGCGGCCAGGGGCGGGGCCAGGCAGGGGGCGTGgccgggcaggggcggggcggggccgggcaggggcggggctgggCGTGGCCGGATAGGAGGTGTGGTCAGGTGAAGCGGTGGTCAGGCTTCCCGCCCTCccgcctcctcctctcctcttagCTGTCCCTCTCACACCGTCTGCTCTCCGGCACACTTTCTTGCAGTGACGGGGTTCCCCTACCCCACCACCGGCACAGCCGTTGCCTACAGGGGCGCGCACCTACGGGGTCGGGGCCGGGCTGTATACAATACGTTCCGGGCtgcaccgcccccgccccccatcccGACTTACGGAGCGTGAGTACCTGGCGGGCACACGGAGGGAGGCTTGGAGAAAGGCCCAGGGGGCGTGGGGAGGGAGGCGTGGTGCAGCCAGGGGGGCTAGGCAGCCTTTCCAGAaccgcgggggcggggggtggggcttGAACCGCAACCTTCACACTGCAGTCGCCTTCACATcagtacccccacccccaccctgctccgGGATCTCAGGGTCACTGGCATGTGGGGGACGTTCAGAGCCCCAGCACCTTGCCCATTGCTTTCATGGGTCGTGGTCGGCCCCGGAGCTCAGTGGGCCTTCTCTAAGCCCTCCCTGGTCCGGGGCCCTCCGACCCTAATAGGGGGGTACAGCTGCCTGGGGTGGAGCAGGGGGAGGGTCAGTAAGCAAGGTGGGCCGATGGGCCCCTGGGTTTGCGGGAGAAAGGAGCTGACCAGCAAGGGTGTTACTCTATTGTTATACCAAAACAGGGCACTGGAGCAAACGCTTGTTAAAATGCCAGTCCCATGGGCAGGGCTGgcaccctgccccctccctcctcagcAGACACCGGAGCCGGCCTACCCCACCTCTCCAGCGTTCCCACCACTTTCTTGTCCGTTTGCTTCCAGGGTCGTGTATCAGGATGGCTTTTATGGTGCTGAGATTTATGTAAGTGCAGCCCCAGGGGTGGGAGGGTAGATGAATCCGGTATCTCATGTGTCTCAATGAACAGTCAGTgtcccccactccctgccccgctccccccacccctcccatccTGGGAGCCCAGGAGGTCAGCTTCAGCTAAACCTGGGTTGTCCCCGCTCAGGGTGGCAGTAGTAATGGATTCCCAGCAGCACGATGAGCCGGGCGTGTCTTCTCCATTTCACAAGGTGTCAGTTGTATGATGGGGGCCGTGGGTGGCTCTTCCGTATCTCTAACCACATTGGGGTCACTGAGTGAGCCCCAGCGGGCACCCAAGATCCATtgcagaggctcagagaatgaCCGGGAGGTAGGAGCTCGAGGGCAGACCCCTGGATGGAGtcctgccttctctcttctttcacggGGCATCACTTGCTGCTTCCTGTAGCTCGGAGCCCTTGCTGACAACCCCCATCCCCCACTGCCATCCTGGGTGGTGGTCACCTGTAATTCAGCCATCCATTGAACAGGGCTAAGATGTGGTCTGAGTTAACGCCTTTTGCCCCTGACCCATCCCAGCATCCAACACCGAGTCACCCATGGGTTCTCCGTGCCCATCAGCATCAAGGTTGGCAGTACACTGGCTTGGTGGCAGGTCTGTGAACATCTACTGGGTGCCAAAGCTTTGAACACAGCCAGACATATGATTATTGGTGCCCACCCATGTGTGTTGAATGCACAAATGgacacataaatgaatgaatgaatgaaggaggcGTGTGGACACCCTGCCCCACTTTGAGCCATGCCACTAGACCACAAGCCAGGTGCTCTCAGGCGTGCGCCAGCCATCCCTCACCTGCCCAAGGTGAAGGCTGAAAGGCTGTGTTTGCcccactaagcccatgtgctgtgtTCCCCCCGACCCTTACCTTGCAGGGAGGCTAT
It encodes the following:
- the RBFOX3 gene encoding RNA binding protein fox-1 homolog 3 isoform X9 — its product is MAQPYPPAQYPPPPQNGIPAEYAPPPPHPTPDYSGQTPVPPEHGMTLYTPAQTHPEQPSSDTSTQPITGAQTVPQTDEAAQTDSQPLHPSDPTEKQQPKRLHVSNIPFRFRDPDLRQMFGVNNATARVMTNKKTANPYTNGWKLNPVVGAVYGPEFYAVTGFPYPTTGTAVAYRGAHLRGRGRAVYNTFRAAPPPPPIPTYGAVVYQDGFYGAEIYGGYAAYRYAQPAAAAAAYSDSYGRVYAAADPYHHTIGPAATYSIGTMASLCRGGYSRFTPY
- the RBFOX3 gene encoding RNA binding protein fox-1 homolog 3 isoform X1, yielding MAQPYPPAQYPPPPQNGIPAEYAPPPPHPTPDYSGQTPVPPEHGMTLYTPAQTHPEQPSSDTSTQPITGAQTVPQTDEAAQTDSQPLHPSDPTEKQQPKRLHVSNIPFRFRDPDLRQMFGQFGKILDVEIIFNERGSKGFGFVTFETSSDADRAREKLNGTIVEGRKIEVNNATARVMTNKKTANPYTNGWKLNPVVGAVYGPEFYAVTGFPYPTTGTAVAYRGAHLRGRGRAVYNTFRAAPPPPPIPTYGAALEQTLVKMPVPWAGLAPCPLPPQQTPEPAYPTSPAFPPLSCPFASRVVYQDGFYGAEIYGGYAAYRYAQPAAAAAAYSDSYGRVYAAADPYHHTIGPAATYSIGTMASLCRGGYSRFTPY
- the RBFOX3 gene encoding RNA binding protein fox-1 homolog 3 isoform X5; its protein translation is MAQPYPPAQYPPPPQNGIPAEYAPPPPHPTPDYSGQTPVPPEHGMTLYTPAQTHPEQPSSDTSTQPITGAQTVPQTDEAAQTDSQPLHPSDPTEKQQPKRLHVSNIPFRFRDPDLRQMFGQFGKILDVEIIFNERGSKGFGFVTFETSSDADRAREKLNGTIVEGRKIEVNNATARVMTNKKTANPYTNGWKLNPVVGAVYGPEFYAVTGFPYPTTGTAVAYRGAHLRGRGRAVYNTFRAAPPPPPIPTYGAVVYQDGFYGAEIYGGYAAYRYAQPAAAAAAYSDSYGRVYAAADPYHHTIGPAATYSIGTMASLCRGGYSRFTPY
- the RBFOX3 gene encoding RNA binding protein fox-1 homolog 3 isoform X8, which codes for MAQPYPPAQYPPPPQNGIPAEYAPPPPHPTPDYSGQTPVPPEHGMTLYTPAQTHPEQPSSDTSTQPITGAQTVPQTDEAAQTDSQPLHPSDPTEKQQPKRLHVSNIPFRFRDPDLRQMFGQFGKILDVEIIFNERGSKVNNATARVMTNKKTANPYTNGWKLNPVVGAVYGPEFYAVTGFPYPTTGTAVAYRGAHLRGRGRAVYNTFRAAPPPPPIPTYGAVVYQDGFYGAEIYGGYAAYRYAQPAAAAAAYSDSYGRVYAAADPYHHTIGPAATYSIGTMASLCRGGYSRFTPY
- the RBFOX3 gene encoding RNA binding protein fox-1 homolog 3 isoform X3; this encodes MAQPYPPAQYPPPPQNGIPAEYAPPPPHPTPDYSGQTPVPPEHGMTLYTPAQTHPEQPSSDTSTQPITGAQTVPQTDEAAQTDSQPLHPSDPTEKQQPKRLHVSNIPFRFRDPDLRQMFGQFGKILDVEIIFNERGSKGFGFVTFETSSDADRAREKLNGTIVEGRKIEVNNATARVMTNKKTANPYTNGWKLNPVVGAVYGPEFYAVTGFPYPTTGTAVAYRGAHLRGRGRAVYNTFRAAPPPPPIPTYGAALEQTLVKMPVPWAGLAPCPLPPQQTPEPAYPTSPAFPPLSCPFASRVVYQDGFYGAEIYGGYAAYRYAQPAAAAAAYSDSYGRVYAAADPYHHTIGPAATYSIGTM
- the RBFOX3 gene encoding RNA binding protein fox-1 homolog 3 isoform X4 — encoded protein: MAQPYPPAQYPPPPQNGIPAEYAPPPPHPTPDYSGQTPVPPEHGMTLYTPAQTHPEQPSSDTSTQPITGAQTVPQTDEAAQTDSQPLHPSDPTEKQQPKRLHVSNIPFRFRDPDLRQMFGQFGKILDVEIIFNERGSKVNNATARVMTNKKTANPYTNGWKLNPVVGAVYGPEFYAVTGFPYPTTGTAVAYRGAHLRGRGRAVYNTFRAAPPPPPIPTYGAALEQTLVKMPVPWAGLAPCPLPPQQTPEPAYPTSPAFPPLSCPFASRVVYQDGFYGAEIYGGYAAYRYAQPAAAAAAYSDSYGRVYAAADPYHHTIGPAATYSIGTMASLCRGGYSRFTPY
- the RBFOX3 gene encoding RNA binding protein fox-1 homolog 3 isoform X7; the protein is MAQPYPPAQYPPPPQNGIPAEYAPPPPHPTPDYSGQTPVPPEHGMTLYTPAQTHPEQPSSDTSTQPITGAQTVPQTDEAAQTDSQPLHPSDPTEKQQPKRLHVSNIPFRFRDPDLRQMFGVNNATARVMTNKKTANPYTNGWKLNPVVGAVYGPEFYAVTGFPYPTTGTAVAYRGAHLRGRGRAVYNTFRAAPPPPPIPTYGAALEQTLVKMPVPWAGLAPCPLPPQQTPEPAYPTSPAFPPLSCPFASRVVYQDGFYGAEIYGGYAAYRYAQPAAAAAAYSDSYGRVYAAADPYHHTIGPAATYSIGTMASLCRGGYSRFTPY
- the RBFOX3 gene encoding RNA binding protein fox-1 homolog 3 isoform X2 yields the protein MAQPYPPAQYPPPPQNGIPAEYAPPPPHPTPDYSGQTPVPPEHGMTLYTPAQTHPEQPSSDTSTQPITGAQTVPTDEAAQTDSQPLHPSDPTEKQQPKRLHVSNIPFRFRDPDLRQMFGQFGKILDVEIIFNERGSKGFGFVTFETSSDADRAREKLNGTIVEGRKIEVNNATARVMTNKKTANPYTNGWKLNPVVGAVYGPEFYAVTGFPYPTTGTAVAYRGAHLRGRGRAVYNTFRAAPPPPPIPTYGAALEQTLVKMPVPWAGLAPCPLPPQQTPEPAYPTSPAFPPLSCPFASRVVYQDGFYGAEIYGGYAAYRYAQPAAAAAAYSDSYGRVYAAADPYHHTIGPAATYSIGTMASLCRGGYSRFTPY
- the RBFOX3 gene encoding RNA binding protein fox-1 homolog 3 isoform X6, producing the protein MAQPYPPAQYPPPPQNGIPAEYAPPPPHPTPDYSGQTPVPPEHGMTLYTPAQTHPEQPSSDTSTQPITGAQTVPTDEAAQTDSQPLHPSDPTEKQQPKRLHVSNIPFRFRDPDLRQMFGQFGKILDVEIIFNERGSKGFGFVTFETSSDADRAREKLNGTIVEGRKIEVNNATARVMTNKKTANPYTNGWKLNPVVGAVYGPEFYAVTGFPYPTTGTAVAYRGAHLRGRGRAVYNTFRAAPPPPPIPTYGAVVYQDGFYGAEIYGGYAAYRYAQPAAAAAAYSDSYGRVYAAADPYHHTIGPAATYSIGTMASLCRGGYSRFTPY